A DNA window from Onychostoma macrolepis isolate SWU-2019 chromosome 13, ASM1243209v1, whole genome shotgun sequence contains the following coding sequences:
- the LOC131552367 gene encoding probable E3 ubiquitin-protein ligase TRIML1 isoform X1 has product MQKNNQDHLMRQREAIRCRLKKLNGKQNEIKSKSSAMRGSIVKKYEDMRRVLEEDCRITLSLLEMEETAAVRALDDLIEANCVLLRDIEVQLNEGMMDSDIQLGDRVTMYEDRVLELLTATEPGLIKLDEAKSDQLLGLTNNLLLFIRSQIPIAKRLLKSYSSEVVLDPSTAHPKLIISSEGDCATFTDVWQDVPEHEARFDTTLNVLSIQCWDSGHHYWEVDVSGKIYWELGLTYPSISRKGQKEDCWLGRHAESWCLEYFDGDYNAWHGGTAHPLPISTCFHRIGIFCSFPGGLVTFLGVDSMTPLYSFCAGTFTDSLHLALCPGHDLQGTNSKPVKICRS; this is encoded by the exons atgcaaaaaaataaccaGGATCATCTCATGAGACAAAGGGAAGCGATCAGATGCAGACTGAAGAAGCTGAATGGCAAGCAAAATGAAATCAAA TCAAAGTCCTCTGCAATGAGAGGAAGTATAGTGAAGAAGTATGAAGACATGCGGAGAGTACTGGAGGAGGACTGTAGGATCACTCTGTCCCTGCTGGAGATGGAGGAGACGGCTGCAGTTCGAGCGCTGGACGACCTCATTGAGGCAAACTGCGTCCTCCTCAGAGACATTGAGGTTCAGCTGAATGAAGGGATGATGGACAGTGACATACAGCTTGGTGACAGG GTCACAATGTATGAGGACAG GGTGCTGGAATTGCTAACAGCGACAGAGCCAGGTCTCATAAAACTTGATGAGGCCAAATCAGATCAGCTACTGGGCCTCACCAACAATTTACTACTGTTTATCCGCTCACAGATCCCCATCGCTAAGAGGCTGCTGAAGAGCT ATTCCTCAGAAGTGGTCCTGGACCCTTCCACTGCCCATCCCAAGCTGATTATTTCATCTGAAGGGGACTGTGCCACTTTCACAGATGTATGGCAAGATGTCCCTGAGCATGAGGCACGCTTTGACACCACCCTTAACGTCTTGAGCATCCAATGCTGGGATTCTGGTCACCATTACTGGGAGGTAGACGTGAGTGGAAAGATCTACTGGGAACTGGGTCTCACCTACCCATCCATCTCAAGAAAAGGCCAAAAGGAGGACTGCTGGTTGGGCCGGCATGCTGAATCTTGGTGTCTGGAGTACTTTGACGGAGACTACAATGCTTGGCATGGAGGTACTGCTCATCCTTTGCCCATTTCCACCTGCTTCCATCGAATCGGGATCTTCTGCAGCTTTCCTGGAGGTCTGGTGACATTTTTAGGGGTGGATAGCATGACGCCGCTCTACTCTTTCTGTGCTGGAACATTTACAGACTCTCTACACCTGGCTCTTTGTCCAGGTCATGATCTTCAGGGGACAAACTCAAAGCCTGTTAAGATCTGTCGATCCTAA
- the LOC131552367 gene encoding probable E3 ubiquitin-protein ligase TRIML1 isoform X2, with amino-acid sequence MRGSIVKKYEDMRRVLEEDCRITLSLLEMEETAAVRALDDLIEANCVLLRDIEVQLNEGMMDSDIQLGDRVTMYEDRVLELLTATEPGLIKLDEAKSDQLLGLTNNLLLFIRSQIPIAKRLLKSYSSEVVLDPSTAHPKLIISSEGDCATFTDVWQDVPEHEARFDTTLNVLSIQCWDSGHHYWEVDVSGKIYWELGLTYPSISRKGQKEDCWLGRHAESWCLEYFDGDYNAWHGGTAHPLPISTCFHRIGIFCSFPGGLVTFLGVDSMTPLYSFCAGTFTDSLHLALCPGHDLQGTNSKPVKICRS; translated from the exons ATGAGAGGAAGTATAGTGAAGAAGTATGAAGACATGCGGAGAGTACTGGAGGAGGACTGTAGGATCACTCTGTCCCTGCTGGAGATGGAGGAGACGGCTGCAGTTCGAGCGCTGGACGACCTCATTGAGGCAAACTGCGTCCTCCTCAGAGACATTGAGGTTCAGCTGAATGAAGGGATGATGGACAGTGACATACAGCTTGGTGACAGG GTCACAATGTATGAGGACAG GGTGCTGGAATTGCTAACAGCGACAGAGCCAGGTCTCATAAAACTTGATGAGGCCAAATCAGATCAGCTACTGGGCCTCACCAACAATTTACTACTGTTTATCCGCTCACAGATCCCCATCGCTAAGAGGCTGCTGAAGAGCT ATTCCTCAGAAGTGGTCCTGGACCCTTCCACTGCCCATCCCAAGCTGATTATTTCATCTGAAGGGGACTGTGCCACTTTCACAGATGTATGGCAAGATGTCCCTGAGCATGAGGCACGCTTTGACACCACCCTTAACGTCTTGAGCATCCAATGCTGGGATTCTGGTCACCATTACTGGGAGGTAGACGTGAGTGGAAAGATCTACTGGGAACTGGGTCTCACCTACCCATCCATCTCAAGAAAAGGCCAAAAGGAGGACTGCTGGTTGGGCCGGCATGCTGAATCTTGGTGTCTGGAGTACTTTGACGGAGACTACAATGCTTGGCATGGAGGTACTGCTCATCCTTTGCCCATTTCCACCTGCTTCCATCGAATCGGGATCTTCTGCAGCTTTCCTGGAGGTCTGGTGACATTTTTAGGGGTGGATAGCATGACGCCGCTCTACTCTTTCTGTGCTGGAACATTTACAGACTCTCTACACCTGGCTCTTTGTCCAGGTCATGATCTTCAGGGGACAAACTCAAAGCCTGTTAAGATCTGTCGATCCTAA
- the LOC131552365 gene encoding hyaluronan-binding protein 2-like produces the protein MNLKLCLLLLFLCAVIIPAQLKKEKHDKHEERGKHGNHDKHGPRDKHGRPGVKRHGRRGKERLERLKAQFESSDDSDDDDDANDWLFELQGLRGKCSPNTCLNGGACEEKRDKFKCKCPELFVGRRCERGKRVCKRGTCGTGLCLLTPSPPYYKCKCIPPFAPPNCRSTLPCNPSPCQNNGRCVVDEGDFDCICPDGYSGQYCQVGPDDCYEGDGQSYRGKVSETDDGDECLDWNSEFVLDKGAFPSVAFASNEGLGPHNFCRNPDGDKKPWCFIKKERKLRWDYCDVRKCPTPATTTIKMVSTTAEARPTAAAFTNSIPPKGTTLQPTVPAKTDGSITPESTSSAQIATTPVPPTTLPKNYTLTREFLTCGKPDPKKQLNRIYGGLKAIPGAHPWQVSVQVRPKGSIQEYRHICGGTLIKPCWVVTAAHCIDKKHEYRVILGGLNLIQKEQTDQTVLVENTIIHEKFKETPDVVYNDIALLKLKATNGECAKETQFVKVACLPKEPFADGTECRISGWGATEKSEYGSVHLLDAQVLLISQEACSSNKVYASLLDDGMFCAGYLKGGVDSCQGDSGGPLTCARNQTHYIYGIVSWGDSCGEKNKPGVYTRVLKYLDWINEKISAPQ, from the exons ATGAATCTCAAGCTGTGTCTGCTGCTGCTCTTTCTCTGTGCTGTCATCATCCCTGCACAG TTGAAGAAGGAGAAACATGATAAGCATGAGGAACGTGGTAAACATGGGAACCATGATAAACACGGACCACGAGATAAACATGGGAGGCCTGGTGTTAAACGTCATGGAAGGAGGGGCAAAGAAAGATTGGAGA GACTGAAGGCTCAGTTTGAAAGCTCAGATGACTCAGATGATGATGACGATGCAAACGATTGGCTGTTTGAGCTTCAAGGTCTAAGAG GAAAATGCAGTCCAAATACATGCCTGAATGGTGGGGCGTGTGAAGAAAAGAGAGataaattcaaatgcaaatgcCCAGAGCTGTTTGTAGGCAGAAGATGCGAGAGAG gGAAAAGGGTTTGTAAGAGGGGAACCTGTGGGACAGGACTGTGTCTTCTGACCCCATCTCCTCCCTACTATAAGTGCAAGTGTATTCCACCATTTGCACCACCAAACTGCAGATCAA CTCTGCCATGTAATCCAAGCCCTTGTCAGAATAATGGCAGATGTGTTGTAGACGAGGGTGATTTTGATTGCATCTGTCCAGATGGTTACAGTGGACAATACTGTCAAGTAG GCCCTGATGACTGCTATGAGGGGGATGGACAGTCATACAGAGGGAAGGTGTCTGAGACAGATGATGGGGATGAGTGTCTCGACTGGAACTCTGAGTTCGTTCTGGATAAAGGAGCTTTTCCTTCAGTGGCATTTGCATCTAATGAAGGCCTGGGACCGCATAACTTTTGCAG AAACCCTGATGGAGATAAGAAGCCATGGTGCTTTATAAAGAAGGAGAGGAAACTTCGATGGGATTATTGTGATGTCAGAAAATGTCCCACACCTG CAACAACTACCATAAAAATGGTGTCCACCACTGCTGAAGCTCGACCCACCGCAGCTGCATTCACAAACAGTATTCCACCAAAAGGAACTACTCTCCAACCAACCGTACCAGCTAAGACAG ATGGCAGCATAACCCCAGAGAGCACCAGTTCAGCCCAAATAGCCACTACTCCTGTCCCACCAACCACATTACCAAAGAACTATACTTTAACAAGGGAGTTTCTTACCTGTGGTAAACCTGATCCGAAAAAACAACTAAACCGGATTTACGGGGGTCTTAAAGCTATTCCTGGAGCCCATCCATGGCAAGTATCAGTACAGGTTAGGCCTAAAGGATCCATTCAAGAGTACAGACACATCTGTGGAGGCACCCTTATCAAGCCTTGTTGGGTGGTGACTGCTGCCCACTGTAT TGATAAAAAGCATGAATACAGAGTTATATTGGGAGGACTAAATTTGATACAAAAGGAGCAAACAGATCAGACTGTGCTGGTTGAGAACACTATCATCCATGAGAAATTCAAGGAAACCCCTGATGTCGTCTACAATGATATTG CTTTATTAAAACTGAAAGCTACTAATGGAGAATGTGCTAAGGAAACTCAGTTTGTGAAGGTCGCCTGCTTGCCCAAAGAACCTTTCGCAGATGGAACAGAATGCAGAATTTCTGGATGGGGAGCCACAGAGAAGT CAGAGTATGGCTCTGTGCATTTGCTTGATGCACAGGTTTTGCTGATTTCTCAGGAGGCTTGTTCCAGCAATAAAGTATATGCATCTTTGCTGGATGACGGCATGTTTTGCGCTGGCTATCTCAAGGGAGGAGTAGACTCCTGTCAG GGTGACTCTGGTGGGCCTTTAACCTGTGCGAGAAATCAAACACACTATATCTATGGTATAGTGAGCTGGGGAGACAGTTGTGGGGAGAAAAACAAGCCTGGTGTCTATACCAGAGTCCTTAAATATTTGGATTGGATCAATGAAAAAATTAGTGCCCCACAGTAG